A single genomic interval of Pyrus communis chromosome 5, drPyrComm1.1, whole genome shotgun sequence harbors:
- the LOC137734330 gene encoding serine/threonine-protein kinase 12-like, translating into MEDCLSSSKKSQKVAGFEGPYRLLYCSSKGDKAGVMRELEKGVEPDLADYDKRTALHLASCEGCTEIVVLLLQKGADVNSTDRWGRTPLSDARSFSHEAICKILEAKGGIDPVGLDSQLPCYELDHREVNMDEAALIGEGSYGEIYLVRWRGTEVAAKTIRSSIASNPIVKNIFMKELALWQKLRHPNIVQFLGVLKHPSRLIFLTEYLCNGSLHDILKRKGRLDLQTVVSFALDIARGMNYLHQHKPRPIIHRDLTPRNVLQDEAGRLKVTDFGLSKIAQENDLSGYKMTGRTGSYRYMAPEVYRRESYGTSIDIFSFALIVHEMFLGGPPNLAEDPEKIADKRAYEDSRPPLYSYLYPEPIRTLLKECWHQNPDCRPTFEEIIVKLEEIQDQLKNKRKMGTCSGVCVIS; encoded by the exons ATGGAAGATTGCTTGTCATCATCTAAG AAGTCTCAAAAGGTGGCTGGATTTGAAGGTCCATACCGGCTGCTATATTGTTCGAGCAAGGGAGACAAAGCAGGAGTGATGCGCGAGCTAGAGAAAGGGGTGGAGCCGGATTTAGCTGACTATGATAAGAGAACAGCTCTTCACTTGGCATCCTGTGAAGGCTGCACTGAGATTGTTGTTCTGCTTCTTCAGAAAGGTGCTGATGTGAACTCCACAGATCGCTGGGGCCGCACT CCACTATCAGATGCTCGTAGCTTCAGTCACGAGGCGATTTGCAAGATATTGGAGGCTAAGGGTGGAATAGATCCA GTAGGGCTTGATTCCCAGCTTCCATGCTATGAACTTGATCACAGAGAGGTGAACATGGATGAAGCAGCACTTATTGGAGAG GGTTCATATGGTGAGATTTATTTAGTGAGGTGGCGCGGTACAGAAGTTGCTGCTAAAACAATCCGCTCGTCCATTGCTTCCAATCCGATAGTGAA GAATATCTTTATGAAGGAACTCGCTTTGTGGCAAAAGTTGCGCCACCCTAATATCGTGCAATTCCTTGGTGTTTTGAAGCACCCTAGCCGCTTGATCTTCCTTACCGAGTATCTTTGCAAT GGAAGTTTGCATGATATATTGAAGAGAAAAGGAAGACTTGATCTACAAACTGTAGTTTCTTTTGCTCTAGATATCGCCAG AGGCATGAATTATCTTCATCAGCATAAACCGCGCCCTATAATTCATCGAGATTTGACACCAAG AAATGTTTTACAAGATGAAGCCGGGCGCCTCAAGGTCACGGATTTTGGCTTAAGTAAAATTGCACAGGAAAATGATTTATCCGGTTATAAAATGACTGGACGAACAGGTTCAT ATCGTTATATGGCACCTGAGGTTTATCGTCGAGAATCATATGGAACGAGTATTGATATCTTCTCATTCGCTCTCATAGTCCATGAG aTGTTTCTTGGAGGACCACCTAATCTGGCAGAGGATCCAGAAAAAATTGCAGACAAGCGCGCATACGAGGATTCTCGACCACCTCTCTACTCTTATTTGTACCCCGAGCCAATCAGGAC GCTTCTGAAAGAATGCTGGCACCAGAATCCAGATTGTCGGCCGACGTTTGAAGAGATTATTGTGAAGCTGGAGGAGATTCAGGATCAGTTAAAGAACAAGAGGAAAATGGGTACATGTAGCGGTGTTTGTGTCATTTCCTAA
- the LOC137733142 gene encoding voltage-dependent chloride channel 1, chloroplastic-like, which yields MPLPSSLSLQTLAPPNADTIQKPHQTLPQNLTLFQLVHPQHFSTLQFQNLPSRPKTLKFKLLCSQSPTPNPSPPSSSSPVQTLISILRIIPDWADRTQERGMRQHRTLYDHEKWMHHRNSYRHLRHLLSSLSSRVILSLIPPVIAFTLVAVVIASYNTAVALDLLPGIFPLLRSSSLPYQLTAPALALLLVFRTEASYSRFEEGRKAWTEVIAGANDFARQIISSVETSGDAQLKKALLQYIVAFPVALKCHVIYGSDIGRDLQNLLEVDDLLVVLNSKHRPGCIIQFISRSLQLLKLEESRRIMLQSKISCFHEGIGVCEQLIGTPIPLSYTRLTSRFLVLWHLTLPIILWDDCHWIVVPATFISAASLFCIEQVGVLIEEPFPMLALDDLCNSVRNNVQEALASEKLIRARLAAKGRIQSEQQFQNGQPRP from the exons ATGCCCCTTCCTTCTTCCCTCTCCCTCCAAACCCTAGCTCCTCCAAATGCTGACACAATCCAGAAACCCCATCAAACTCTCCCCCAAAATCTTACTCTCTTCCAACTTGTCCACCCCCAACACTTTTCCACATTACAATTTCAAAACCTTCCCTCCAGACCAAAAACCCTCAAGTTCAAGCTCCTCTGCTCACAATCCCCAACCCCAAACCCTTCGCCGCCATCATCTTCCTCTCCGGTCCAAACCCTAATCTCAATACTGCGAATCATACCCGACTGGGCAGACCGCACGCAAGAGCGTGGAATGAGACAGCACAGAACACTTTATGACCATGAGAAATGGATGCATCACAGAAACTCCTACCGCCATCTCCGGCACTTGCTCTCAAGCCTTTCGTCAAGAGTCATCTTGTCTTTGATACCGCCGGTGATTGCTTTTACTTTGGTAGCTGTGGTGATTGCTAGCTATAATACAGCAGTTGCGTTGGATTTGCTTCCGGGAATTTTCCCGTTGTTGAGGTCCTCATCTTTGCCATACCAGCTCACAGCGCCGGCATTGGCGTTGTTGCTGGTGTTCAGGACAGAGGCTTCGTATTCGAGGTTTGAAGAAGGGAGGAAGGCTTGGACTGAGGTGATTGCAGGGGCTAATGATTTCGCAAGGCAGATCATTTCTAGTGTTGAGACTTCGGGTGATGCACAACTCAAGAAGGCACTTTTGCAGTATATTGTGGCCTTCCCTGTTGCACTGAAG TGTCATGTCATTTATGGCTCAGATATTGGACGAGACCTCCAAAATTTGCTTGAAGTAGATGATCTGCTAGTAGTTTTGAACTCAAAACATCGACCTGGCTGCATTATTCAGTTCATCTCCCGGAGCCTTCAATTGCTAAAGTTGGAGGAATCAAGGAGAATTATGTTG CAATCAAAGATCTCTTGTTTCCATGAAGGAATTGGCGTATGTGAACAGCTAATTGGTACTCCCATCCCTCTGTCTTATACGCGCTTGACCTCAAGGTTTCTAGTCCTCTGGCATCTCACTCTCCCTATTATACTATGGGATGATTGCCACTGGATTGTGGTTCCCGCTACTTTCATCAGTGCAGCTTCACTGTTCTGCATCGAACAA GTGGGTGTTCTGATTGAGGAGCCATTTCCAATGCTTGCCCTTGACGATCTTTGCAACTCAGTTCGAAACAATGTACAGGAGGCCCTTGCAAGCGAAAAACTAATCCGCGCACGGCTTGCTGCAAAAGGAAGGATCCAGTCTGAGCAGCAGTTTCAAAATGGGCAGCCTAGGCCTTAA